One part of the Cellvibrionales bacterium genome encodes these proteins:
- a CDS encoding peptidoglycan DD-metalloendopeptidase family protein: MRALYTAGAQSQLRLLLEQDDASTLTRNFQYNNYLVAARQQKMQAYLDAIQRIVVIEKELANSIQELQVLQQTLITENTQLQAERDARKTLITNAEQDLKNKDGELEKLNQDRAALQTLIARIEQQRALAKAKEEQRLREEQKNIQQQEEKTFATKTATEPSTDDASSTYSAADLERLRQQSFTQRKGKMLWPTQGKLLHQFGDNRQGSVTWDGLRIQADNGTPVHAIHGGRVMYADTLRGQGLLIVLDHGDGYMSLYAHNDALLREAGEWVQPGDIIARAGNSGGEKESALYFEIRKNGNPINPLPWLKK, translated from the coding sequence TTGCGCGCTCTGTACACAGCAGGCGCGCAGTCGCAACTGCGCTTGCTGCTGGAACAGGACGACGCCAGCACCCTCACCCGCAACTTCCAATACAATAATTACTTGGTTGCTGCTCGCCAGCAAAAAATGCAGGCGTATCTCGATGCTATTCAACGCATCGTTGTCATAGAAAAAGAACTCGCTAACAGCATTCAAGAACTGCAAGTGCTGCAACAAACTCTCATCACTGAAAATACGCAACTGCAAGCCGAACGCGATGCCAGAAAAACCTTAATTACCAACGCCGAACAAGACCTAAAAAACAAGGACGGCGAATTGGAAAAGCTCAACCAAGATCGCGCCGCATTACAAACATTAATCGCACGCATCGAACAGCAACGCGCCCTTGCTAAAGCCAAGGAAGAACAGCGTTTGCGCGAGGAGCAGAAAAATATACAGCAACAGGAAGAGAAAACTTTCGCAACAAAAACCGCAACCGAACCATCGACAGATGATGCATCATCCACCTATAGCGCTGCCGATCTCGAACGCCTGCGCCAGCAATCTTTTACACAACGCAAAGGAAAAATGCTGTGGCCGACGCAGGGAAAACTGCTGCATCAATTTGGCGATAATCGCCAAGGCAGCGTGACTTGGGATGGTTTACGCATTCAAGCGGATAACGGAACGCCCGTGCACGCCATTCACGGCGGGCGCGTGATGTACGCCGACACTTTACGCGGCCAAGGCTTGTTAATCGTGCTGGATCACGGCGATGGTTATATGAGTTTGTACGCACACAATGATGCTCTGTTGCGTGAAGCCGGCGAATGGGTGCAACCAGGCGATATCATTGCACGCGCCGGCAACAGCGGCGGCGAAAAAGAATCCGCCTTGTATTTTGAAATTCGCAAAAACGGCAATCCGATCAACCCTCTACCTTGGCTGAAAAAATAA
- a CDS encoding radical SAM protein, translating to MKLPPDTEVFIPSALNSEVIASSVDFQSLPRLKVLLLKPYQKIVGAVQSPQMGILYLTSAIRARFQQHVDVKILDMKLEQMPASELLPLLQEFKPDVVGMSALNFEAQASYRIAKTVKQFDESIVTVIGGPFALNASEKILREEESIDWVFEGPADNVFPEALMRLTLSQDLGIDLPGFSRRLADGKIHVAKTRDFVQDLDTLPMPAWDLVDFDRYAKHPNHAANLKGKRYSPLFTSRGCPYLCTYCHDIFTKRFVYHSAERVIAEIEYLYNNYGVDEFHIEDDIFNLHKPRVHAIMGEVARRWPGKMKFAFPNGLRGDIIDQEIVDVMCEAGAYAASIAIETVTPRLQLLVEKNLDVDKANNAIKMFTDKGLQVTAAFMLGFPTETKEEIKASIDFALKSDLTLAFFFTVIPQPGTPLFDLALSEHESITRDAAKVDSGSYRAHTSWYERVYGYPLSNAVRMANLRFYSSPRRVLRILRFWSLGRLWQTFKVFLQILLNAPANA from the coding sequence ATGAAATTGCCTCCTGATACGGAAGTATTTATTCCCTCTGCGTTAAATAGTGAGGTGATTGCATCCAGTGTGGATTTTCAGTCGTTGCCTCGTTTGAAAGTTTTGTTGTTAAAACCCTATCAAAAAATTGTTGGAGCAGTGCAGTCTCCGCAGATGGGTATCCTCTATTTAACATCAGCTATTCGCGCGCGCTTTCAACAGCATGTTGATGTGAAAATTCTGGATATGAAGTTGGAGCAAATGCCAGCATCAGAGCTGTTGCCTCTGTTGCAGGAGTTTAAGCCGGATGTGGTGGGTATGTCGGCGTTAAACTTTGAAGCACAAGCAAGTTATCGCATTGCAAAAACTGTAAAACAGTTTGATGAATCCATTGTTACGGTGATTGGTGGGCCGTTTGCGCTCAACGCGTCTGAAAAGATTTTGCGTGAAGAAGAAAGCATTGATTGGGTTTTTGAGGGTCCTGCGGATAATGTATTTCCAGAAGCGTTGATGCGCTTAACTCTGAGTCAGGATTTGGGAATCGATTTGCCTGGTTTCTCAAGGCGACTGGCAGATGGGAAAATTCATGTAGCAAAAACAAGAGATTTTGTTCAAGACTTAGATACTTTGCCTATGCCTGCTTGGGATTTGGTAGATTTTGATCGCTATGCAAAACATCCCAATCATGCAGCTAACTTGAAAGGTAAGCGTTACTCGCCGCTGTTTACTTCAAGAGGGTGTCCTTATCTTTGCACCTATTGTCACGACATCTTTACAAAAAGATTTGTTTACCATAGTGCAGAGCGAGTGATTGCAGAGATTGAGTATTTATATAACAACTATGGTGTTGATGAATTTCATATAGAGGATGATATTTTTAATCTGCACAAGCCTAGGGTGCATGCAATCATGGGGGAAGTGGCTAGGCGATGGCCTGGGAAAATGAAATTTGCATTTCCTAATGGATTGCGCGGCGACATTATTGACCAAGAAATTGTGGATGTAATGTGTGAAGCAGGTGCTTATGCAGCTTCAATTGCCATTGAGACGGTAACTCCGCGGTTACAGCTTTTGGTTGAAAAGAATCTAGATGTTGATAAAGCAAACAATGCAATAAAAATGTTTACAGACAAAGGATTGCAAGTAACCGCTGCTTTTATGTTGGGGTTTCCAACGGAAACAAAAGAAGAAATCAAAGCCAGTATTGATTTCGCTTTAAAAAGTGATTTGACCTTGGCGTTTTTCTTTACGGTTATTCCACAGCCGGGAACGCCGCTCTTTGATTTGGCGCTGAGTGAACATGAATCAATAACGAGAGATGCAGCAAAAGTTGACAGTGGTAGCTACCGTGCGCATACATCTTGGTATGAAAGGGTTTACGGGTATCCATTGAGTAACGCTGTCCGCATGGCTAATTTGCGTTTTTATTCTAGCCCGCGGCGTGTGCTCAGAATTCTGCGTTTTTGGTCGCTCGGACGACTGTGGCAGACATTTAAAGTGTTTCTACAAATTTTGCTAAACGCACCGGCAAACGCCTAA
- a CDS encoding NAD(P)-dependent oxidoreductase encodes MIVSRTVLVTGAFGNLGQMVLAELKRQNFRVLAMDLDNPANRKVAARIETLYDELVWGDLRTVDFKPLLQGCVAVIHLAAVLPPVTDRAPELAHDINVNATLRLIADIEQRVKQPLLIYPSSVTVFGFPEPATRLMRADDAVAPSDNYTRHKVEVEQALAASAIPWCVLRVGVSVDSRTLGADRSMMRKLFAVSPDNPLHYVHPQDVALAMVNAINNARALHKVLLLGGGEDSRVTQHQFLSAALNAMGITLPRDMLGSDRYYTSWMDTAESQDILQFQQHSFADYQADLRQRLRWSRLIMKPLAPLVLWSMRRVLK; translated from the coding sequence ATGATAGTTTCTCGCACGGTGCTGGTAACTGGCGCGTTTGGCAATTTAGGGCAGATGGTGCTGGCTGAGCTCAAGCGGCAGAATTTTCGTGTGCTGGCCATGGATCTCGACAACCCCGCCAACCGCAAGGTGGCGGCGCGTATAGAAACGCTGTACGACGAGTTGGTGTGGGGTGATTTACGCACCGTGGATTTCAAACCCTTGCTGCAAGGCTGTGTGGCGGTGATACACCTCGCAGCGGTACTGCCGCCGGTGACGGATCGCGCGCCTGAGCTCGCGCATGACATCAATGTCAACGCCACGCTGCGTTTGATTGCGGATATTGAACAGCGCGTTAAACAACCTCTGCTGATTTACCCCTCCTCTGTAACGGTATTTGGATTCCCTGAGCCAGCCACGCGTTTGATGCGGGCGGACGATGCTGTGGCGCCAAGCGACAACTACACGCGGCACAAAGTGGAGGTAGAGCAAGCGCTAGCGGCCAGTGCAATTCCGTGGTGTGTGCTGCGCGTGGGGGTGTCGGTAGATTCGCGCACCTTGGGTGCGGATCGTTCCATGATGCGTAAATTGTTTGCCGTATCGCCAGACAATCCCTTGCATTATGTGCATCCACAAGATGTTGCGCTGGCAATGGTCAATGCGATCAATAACGCGCGCGCCTTGCATAAGGTTTTGTTATTGGGAGGTGGTGAAGACAGCCGTGTCACGCAACACCAATTCTTAAGTGCGGCACTGAATGCCATGGGGATTACTCTGCCGCGAGATATGCTCGGCAGCGACCGCTACTACACCAGTTGGATGGATACCGCTGAGTCGCAAGACATTCTGCAATTTCAGCAGCACAGTTTTGCAGACTATCAAGCAGATTTGCGCCAGCGCTTGCGTTGGTCGCGGCTGATCATGAAGCCACTCGCGCCGCTGGTGCTGTGGAGTATGCGCAGAGTTTTGAAATGA
- a CDS encoding NAD(P)H-hydrate dehydratase yields the protein MLPDTLHTAEETRALDATLIANGISSIVLMKKAARAALETLLAHWPNPACITIFCGSGNNGGDGYLLAALAQEKNISAHIIAVGAAEKFTPDTLQAHAYATQNGVTISPWQNTMDLPSKGIVVDALLGTGSYGAPRHAYAAAIDAINHSGLPVLALDLPSGIDADTGCAEGVAVAADVTITFVALKRGLLTADAPDFTGLIEYAGLGAEELDAPDDHDCERLELSTLLDALPPRQRTAHKGLFGHVMVIGGDSGMGGAVLLATEAAARCGAGLVSAATRPEHVPAVLARRPEIMANGVNSGQALEPLLAKPTVLVVGPGLGRSAWSEQMLQQATLSELPLVLDADALNMLAEGRVVREPHRSDWVLTPHPAEAARLLGISTADVQRDRFAAVRALQQRYGGTVVLKGAGSLVCGASGMIGVCSSGNPGMASGGMGDVLAGIIGSLLAQDIAPEIAAQLGVCLHAEAADAAAEEQGERGLLASDLSAQLQGLVNP from the coding sequence ATGCTCCCTGACACTTTGCACACCGCTGAAGAAACGCGCGCACTGGATGCGACGCTCATTGCTAACGGCATCAGCAGCATCGTGCTAATGAAAAAAGCCGCGCGCGCAGCATTGGAAACACTCTTAGCACACTGGCCCAATCCTGCGTGCATCACCATTTTTTGCGGCAGCGGCAACAACGGTGGCGACGGTTATTTGCTCGCAGCCCTCGCGCAAGAAAAAAATATTTCTGCACACATTATTGCGGTCGGCGCGGCTGAAAAATTTACGCCAGATACTTTACAAGCGCACGCCTACGCCACGCAAAACGGCGTGACGATTTCACCGTGGCAGAACACTATGGATTTACCCAGCAAAGGCATCGTGGTTGATGCTCTACTCGGCACCGGCAGCTACGGCGCACCACGCCACGCTTACGCCGCCGCGATTGATGCTATCAACCACAGCGGCCTGCCAGTGCTGGCGCTGGACTTGCCCTCTGGCATCGACGCCGACACCGGCTGTGCCGAAGGCGTGGCGGTGGCCGCGGATGTCACCATCACTTTTGTCGCACTGAAACGCGGTTTATTGACCGCCGACGCACCAGATTTCACCGGCCTCATTGAATACGCTGGTTTGGGTGCGGAGGAGCTAGACGCGCCCGACGATCACGACTGCGAGCGACTGGAACTCAGCACCTTGCTAGACGCACTGCCGCCGCGCCAACGCACGGCACACAAAGGTCTGTTCGGGCATGTGATGGTGATAGGCGGTGACAGCGGCATGGGCGGCGCGGTGCTCTTGGCCACTGAAGCGGCTGCGCGCTGCGGCGCGGGCTTAGTTAGCGCCGCCACGCGACCTGAACATGTGCCGGCTGTGTTGGCACGCCGACCGGAGATCATGGCGAATGGTGTGAACTCTGGGCAGGCTCTGGAACCGCTGCTCGCCAAACCCACGGTGCTGGTTGTCGGTCCTGGCTTGGGGCGCAGCGCGTGGTCCGAGCAGATGTTGCAGCAGGCCACCTTGAGTGAGCTGCCACTGGTGCTGGATGCCGACGCACTCAACATGCTGGCCGAGGGGCGCGTGGTGCGCGAACCCCATCGCAGCGATTGGGTGCTGACCCCACACCCCGCCGAGGCCGCGCGCCTGCTGGGTATCAGCACCGCCGATGTACAGCGCGACCGTTTTGCGGCCGTGCGCGCCCTGCAACAACGCTATGGCGGCACTGTCGTGTTGAAAGGCGCGGGCAGCTTGGTGTGCGGAGCGAGCGGCATGATTGGAGTTTGCAGCAGCGGCAACCCCGGCATGGCCTCCGGCGGCATGGGGGATGTGCTAGCCGGCATCATCGGCAGCTTGCTCGCGCAAGACATAGCGCCTGAAATCGCCGCGCAATTGGGTGTTTGCCTGCACGCTGAAGCGGCGGATGCTGCCGCCGAAGAACAGGGCGAGCGCGGCTTGTTGGCGAGCGATCTCAGTGCGCAGTTGCAGGGTTTGGTGAATCCCTGA